The DNA sequence ATACTTCTAACCTTAAGTCCATAATAACTTAAATCTTCAAAAGTATTTGCCGGCTTTATATATACTATATTATGCTTTTGATTTAAATTATTTTCATTAATTTGTCTATTTACATAACTTAATTTATCTTCGTCTTCTATTCCTATAGGGATATTTACCCCTACATTAACAATTTCATCTAATACAGTTAAACTATGATGGCTTATTCCTACATGTCTATCCCTTTTATCTGCAAAACTTATTCTTGGTATAGCTATAGGATACCCTCCTAACTTTTTAACTGCATCTAATATTGGACCTTGTTCTACCCCTGTAAAACCATATTTAGTTCCAGTTCCTGCAATTCCAGGCCCCATGCTTACAAACACTGCATCTGCATTTAATACCTCTTTAGCAGTTATAAGTGCAGAATAAATATTTATACATTCGTAGTCTCCTCCAAATGCATTTCCTATAGTTATAGTCTCATCTATTATGTTTTTAGCTTTTAAACTTTCTACATTTTTACTTAAATATATAGGAAGAGCAGCTCCATCAGTCATTATATAAACAAGTTTTTTATCTGGATTGTATCTTTTAAAAGATGCTGCAAATGGTGTAAGCATACTATGTAGTGTTCCTACAACTACAGGAAGATTTTCTAAGCTCTTAAAATTATTGATTTTATCATGTAGTTCACTATCTTGTTCTTCTACAGAATCAACCTTTACCTGTATAGGAGTATATCTTAATTTCATTATATGTCCACCTGGGGTCATCTCAGACTCAGGCTTAGTTAAGTTCATTATA is a window from the Paraclostridium sordellii genome containing:
- a CDS encoding DUF3866 family protein, with product MISKKIGLVESIKSKSENLEEIIVIINGEKAKAYNYPKMTGSISVGDEVLLNTTAVELSLGTGGYHFVIMNLTKPESEMTPGGHIMKLRYTPIQVKVDSVEEQDSELHDKINNFKSLENLPVVVGTLHSMLTPFAASFKRYNPDKKLVYIMTDGAALPIYLSKNVESLKAKNIIDETITIGNAFGGDYECINIYSALITAKEVLNADAVFVSMGPGIAGTGTKYGFTGVEQGPILDAVKKLGGYPIAIPRISFADKRDRHVGISHHSLTVLDEIVNVGVNIPIGIEDEDKLSYVNRQINENNLNQKHNIVYIKPANTFEDLSYYGLKVRSMGRNYEQDSEFFDAASNAAYYLMEVCYDNRRTNSK